Proteins encoded together in one Anopheles darlingi chromosome 3, idAnoDarlMG_H_01, whole genome shotgun sequence window:
- the LOC125955707 gene encoding uncharacterized protein LOC125955707, giving the protein MKLYIAAPLAIVLIIAAGAEAGRRDDHTNECGEHEVIVPSPPACEDTCDYECDKDKYSCTNVVYKPTCVCLKGFVRLHGKCVPKSHCPPRCESESYEHGERPYYRKQEPERCPCGKTPITYEDDSYESEEVLPCGCHKPTYRTYEKPEPKHKKPEPCYEKPEPYHHKPETYKHKPEPCYEKPEHYKPKPEPCYEKPEHYKPKPEPCYEKPEHYKPKPEPCYEKPEHYKPKPEPCHPKPEPCHPKPEPCHPKPEPCHPKPEPTTTTPAPPPKTTPEPKKCCACEHLVLARPCCEPTCDNDCSAVNCPLLLVPEPTCACLPGYVRYNGHCITQASCPRSVSRYQLVVPKTAACQHQYVYAV; this is encoded by the exons ATGAAGCTGTACATCGCCGCACCGTTGGCGATCGTGCTGATCATCGCTGCTGGGGCGGAAGCCGGAAGGCGAGACGACCACA CCAATGAATGTGGCGAGCACGAGGTAATAGTGCCATCGCCGCCAGCGTGTGAGGATACGTGCGACTACGAGTGCGATAAGGATAAATACAGTTGTACCAACGTAGTGTACAAACCGACCTGCGTCTGCTTGAAGGGATTCGTGCGCCTGCACGGCAAATGTGTGCCAAAGTCGCACTGTCCGCCAAGGTGCGAATCGGAGTCTTACGAGCATGGTGAACGGCCGTACTACCGCAAACAGGAACCGGAACGGTGCCCCTGTGGAAAGACACCCATCACGTACGAAGACGACAGCTACGAGTCGGAAGAGGTGCTGCCGTGCGGTTGCCATAAACCAACTTACCGTACCTACGAGAAGCCAGAGCCAAAGCACAAGAAGCCCGAACCATGTTACGAAAAGCCGGAACCGTACCATCACAAACCTGAAACATACAAGCACAAGCCAGAACCATGCTATGAAAAGCCGGAACACTACAAGCCAAAGCCAGAACCATGCTATGAAAAGCCGGAACACTACAAGCCAAAGCCAGAACCATGCTATGAAAAGCCGGAACACTACAagccgaaaccggaaccgtgCTATGAAAAGCCGGAACACTACAagccgaaaccggaaccgtgCCATCCCAAACCGGAACCGTGCCATCCCAAACCGGAACCGTGCCATCCCAAACCGGAACCGTGTCATCCCAAACCggaaccaaccaccacgacTCCTGCGCCACCGCCCAAAACCACACCTGAACCAA AGAAATGCTGTGCCTGTGAGCATCTGGTCCTGGCGCGTCCCTGCTGTGAACCGACGTGCGACAACGACTGCTCGGCGGTTAActgcccgctgctgctggtgcccgaACCAACTTGCGCCTGTCTGCCCGGATACGTGCGTTACAATGGACACTGCATCACGCAGGCATCCTGCCCTCGCAGCGTGTCCCGCTATCAGCTGGTGGTTCCGAAGACCGCTGCCTGCCAGCACCAGTACGTGTACGCCGTTTAG
- the LOC125955325 gene encoding coatomer subunit zeta-1 — MDSLLEPTLYTVKGMCILDITGERVLAKYYDKTIFPTVKEQRAYEKNLSEKTYRQDTEIIMLDGLTCVCKSNVDLYFYVMGSTQENELILLSVLNCLYDTVSMILKKNVEKRSLMENLDIVMLAFDEICDGGIILDADPSSVVKRVDLRNDDIPIGEQTVAQVLQSAKEQLKWSLLK; from the exons ATGGACTCGTTATTG GAACCTACCCTGTACACCGTTAAAGGAATGTGTATCCTGGACATAACCGGTGAGCGGGTGCTGGCCAAATACTACGACAAAACCATCTTCCCCACGGTCAAGGAGCAGCGGGCGTACGAGAAGAATCTGTCGGAGAAAACGTACCGCCAGGACACGGAGATCATCATGCTGGACGGGTTGACGTGCGTGTGCAAAAGCAACGTGGATCTGTACTTCTACGTGATGGGCAGCACGCAGGAGAATGAGCTGATACTGCTGTCCGTGCTGAACTGCCTTTACGACACCGTAAGCATGATACTGAAGAAGAACGTCGAGAAGCGCAGCCTGATGGAGAACCTGGACATCGTGATGCTAGCGTTTGACGAAATTTGTGACGGCGG CATCATCTTGGATGCGGATCCATCGTCCGTGGTGAAACGCGTGGATCTACGAAACGACGACATTCCGATCGGCGAACAGACAGTTGCCCAG GTGTTACAATCGGCCAAAGAACAGCTGAAATGGTCGCTACTCAAGTGA
- the LOC125955305 gene encoding guanine nucleotide-binding protein G(f) subunit alpha — MLLIDCFRRPSHELQTRKKQSSKEIVQRCPSIRDPVKILLLGAGESGKTTIIKQMRILHVQNSYSFDERLEKLADLYENIHESIYELVREAILLDLEFDSATNQRCAEYILRLGRQPPWTLSVEYVQCVRLLWADSGIRRCYKRANEFQLNDSAKYFLDRVEKISMPGYIPSNGDILNCRKTTTGIQETRFNVRMPASVGGGFQEFRMFDVGGQRHHRSKWMQAFEGVHAVLFLISCGGFDQTLREDPKQNRLTEGFELFRGVWHNRFLAETGVIVFLNKQDVLEQKLLAGKSIRTYFPEYDDYVAFADKDQLYDELARTRSFIRSKMVDITNEPPRRTSHLIGRKRSCYFHFTIATDTQNVRTVFNDVQNIVLAKNLSNISVL, encoded by the exons atgctGCTGATCGACTGCTTCCGTCGGCCCTCGCATGAACTGCAGACTCGCAAGAAGCAATCCTCGAAGGAGATCGTCCAGCGATGTCCCTCGATCCGTGATCCGGTGAAGatactgctgctcggtgcaggCGAATCGGgcaaaaccaccatcatcaagcagATGCGCATTCTGCACGTTCAGAATAGCTACAGCTTCGA TGAGCGGTTGGAGAAGCTGGCGGATCTCTACGAGAACATCCACGAGTCGATCTACGAGTTAGTACGTGAAGCGatccttctcgatctcgagttTGATTCGGCCACCAATCAACGATGTGCGGAGTACATCCTAAGACTGGGCCGGCAGCCACCTTGGACGCTCTCGGTGGAGTACGTCCAGTGCGTACGGTTGCTCTGGGCGGATTCGGGCATTAGACGGTGCTACAAACGGGCCAATGAGTTCCAGCTCAACGATAGTGCCAAGTA CTTTTTGGATCGTGTAGAAAAGATCTCAATGCCCGGCTACATACCCTCGAACGGGGACATACTGAACTGTCGGAAAACGACGACCGGTATCCAGGAGACGCGTTTCAACGTACGCATGCcggcgtcggtcggtggagGCTTCCAGGAGTTTCGAATGTTCGATGTCGGTGGCCAACGGCACCACCGGAGCAAGTGGATGCAGGCCTTCGAGGGTGTGCACGCCGTGCTGTTCCTCATCTCGTGCGGTGGCTTCGATCAAACGTTACGCGAAGATCCGAAGCAGAATCGACTGACCGAAGGTTTCGAGCTGTTCCGTGGTGTGTGGCACAATCGGTTTTTGGCCGAAACCGGCGTGATCGTGTTCCTCAACAAGCAAGACGTTCTCGAGCAGAAGTTGCTGGCGGGAAAATCGATTAGAACGTACTTTCCCGAGTATGACGATTACGTGGCATTCGCTGATAAGGATCAGCTGTACGACGAGCTGGCACGTACGCGATCCTTCATACGCTCGAAGATGGTG GACATTACAAATGAGCCTCCGCGAAGAACATCGCACCTAATCGGACGGAAACGAAGCTGTTATTTCCACTTTACCATCGCTACCGATACGCAGAATGTGCGAACCGTGTTCAACGATGtgcaaaacattgttttagCGAAAAATCTCTCCAACATCAGTGTACTGTAA